A genomic window from Macaca mulatta isolate MMU2019108-1 chromosome 19, T2T-MMU8v2.0, whole genome shotgun sequence includes:
- the TIMM50 gene encoding LOW QUALITY PROTEIN: mitochondrial import inner membrane translocase subunit TIM50 (The sequence of the model RefSeq protein was modified relative to this genomic sequence to represent the inferred CDS: deleted 3 bases in 2 codons), whose product MASALPLGNECDPFPRCVLCRGGGALQGPAGRGPDDFGSQLAPPEAARRMVRGKRACSNPPDDFGLSRASVHPPRLRASIGCSSGPGRVKRERVGGAAWRQRKMAASAALCSRLRSGLRLGSRGLCTRLATPPPRAPDQAAEIGSRGGTKAQGPQQQPGSEGPSYAKKVALWLAGLLGAGGTVSVVYIFGNNSVDENGAKIPDEFDNDPILVQQLRRTYKYFKDYRQMIIEPTSPCLLPDPLQEPYYQPPYTLVLELTGVLLHPEWSLATGWRFKKRPGIETLFQQLAPLYEIVIFTSETGMTAFPLIDSVDPHGFISYRLFRDATRYMDGHHVKDISCLNRDPARVVVVDCKKEAFRLQPYNGVALRPWDGNSDDRVLLDLSAFLKTIALNGVEDVRTVLEHYALEDDPLAAFKQRQSRLEQEEQQRLAELSKSNKQNLFLGSLTSRLWPRSRQP is encoded by the exons ATGGCCTCAGCTTTACCTCTGGGCAATGAGTGTGATCCCTTCCCTCGCTGCGTCCTTTGCAGGGGCGGTGGCGCTCTGCAAGGCCCA GCGGGGCGTGGTCCAGATGACTTTGGATCCCAGTTG GCCCCCCCAGAGGCAGCCAGGAGAATGGTTAGAGGCAAGCGCGCCTGCAGCAATCCGCCCGATGACTTTGGTCTCTCTCGGGCTTCCGTCCACCCGCCCCGCCTCCGCGCTTCCATTGGCTGTAGCTCCGGCCCGGGGCGGGTGAAAAGGGAGCGAGTGGGCGGGGCCGCGTGGCGTCAGCGCAAGATGGCGGCCTCGGCAGCGCTGTGCTCGCGCTTGCGGAGCGGGCTCCGGCTCGGCTCGCGGGGACTGTGCACGAGGTTGGCGACGCCGCCCCCCCGGGCCCCAGATCAG GCCGCAGAGATCGGGAGCCGCGGGGGCACTAAGGCACAAGGGCCACAGCAGCAGCCGGGTTCAGAGGGTCCCAGCTATGCCAAAAAAGTTGCGCTCTGGCTTGCTGGGCTGCTTGGAGCTGGTGGGACCGTGAGCGTCGTCTATATCTTTG GAAACAACTCAGTGGACGAAAATGGTGCCAAG attcctGATGAGTTTGACAATG ATCCAATTCTGGTACAGCAGTTGCGCCGGACatacaaatatttcaaagattATAGACAG ATGATCATCGAGCCCACCAGCCCTTGCCTTCTCCCAGACCCTCTGCAGGAGCCGTACTACCAGCCACCCTACACGCTCGTTTTGGAGCTCACTGGCGTCCTCTTGCATCCTGAGTGGTCG CTGGCCACTGGCTGGAGGTTTAAGAAGCGCCCAGGCATCGAGACCTTGTTCCAGCAGCTCGCCCCTTTATATGAAATTGTCATCTTTACGTCAGAGACTGGCATG ACTGCATTTCCACTCATTGATAGCGTGGACCCCCACGGCTTCATCTCCTACCGCCTATTCCGGGATGCCACAAGATACATGGATGGACACCATGTTAAG GACATTTCATGTCTGAATCGGGATCCAGCTCGAGTAGTAGTTGTGGACTGCAAGAAGGAAGCCTTCCGCCTACAGCCCTATAACGGCGTCGCCCTGCGGCCTTGGGACGGAAACTCTGATGACCGGGTCTTATTGGACCTGTCTGCCTTCCTTAAGA CCATTGCACTGAACGGTGTGGAGGATGTGCGAACTGTGCTGGAGCACTACGCCCTGGAGGATGATCCGCTGGCAGCTTTCAAGCAGCGGCAAAGCCGGCTAGAGCAG GAGGAGCAGCAGCGCCTGGCTGAGCTCTCCAAGTCCAACAAGCAGAACCTCTTCCTCGGCTCCCTCACCAGCCGCTTGTGGCCTCGCTCCAGACAGCCCTGA
- the DLL3 gene encoding delta-like protein 3 isoform X2, which produces MVSPRMSRLLSQTVILALIFIPQARPAGVFELQIHSFGPGPGPGAPRSPCSARGPCRLFFRVCLKPGLSEEAAESPCALGAALSARGPVYTEQPEAPAPDLPLPNGLLQVPFRDAWPGTFSLIIETWREELGDQIGGPAWSLLARVTRRRRLAAGGPWARDIQRAGAWELRFSYRARCELPAVGTACTRLCRPRSAPSRCGPGLRPCAPLEDECEAPPVCRAGCSLEHGFCEQPGECRCLEGWTGPLCTVPASTSSCLGLRGPSSATTGCLVPGPGPCDGNPCANGGSCSETPGSFECTCPRGFYGLRCEVSGVTCADGPCFNGGLCVGGADPDSAYICHCPPGFQGSNCEKRVDRCSLQPCRNGGLCLDLGHALRCRCRAGFAGPRCEHNLDDCAGRACANGGTCVEGGGAHRCSCALGFGGRDCRERADPCAARPCAHGGRCYAHFSGLVCACAPGYMGSRCEFPVHPDGVSALPAAPPGLRPGDPQRYLLPPALGLLVAAGVAGAALLLVHVRRRGHAQDAGSRLLAGTPEPSVHALPDALNNLRTQEGPGDVPSSSVDWNRPEDVDSRGIYVISAPSIYAREA; this is translated from the exons ATGGTCTCCCCAAGGATGTCTCGGCTCCTCTCCCAGACTGTGATCTTAGCGCTCATTTTCATCCCTCAG GCACGGCCCGCTGGCGTCTTCGAGCTGCAGATCCACTCTTTCGGGCCGGGTCCAGGCCCGGGGGCCCCGCGGTCCCCCTGCAGCGCCCGGGGCCCCTGCCGCCTCTTCTTCAGAGTCTGCCTGAAGCCTGGGCTCTCGGAGGAGGCCGCCGAGTCCCCGTGCGCCCTGGGCGCGGCGCTGAGTGCGCGCGGACCCGTCTACACCGAGCAGCCCGAAGCGCCCGCGCCTGATCTCCCACTGCCCAACGGCCTCTTGCAGGTGCCCTTTCGGGACGCCTGGCCT GGCACCTTCTCTCTCATCATTGAAACCTGGAGAGAGGAGTTAGGAGACCAGATTGGAG GGCCCGCCTGGAGCCTGCTGGCGCGCGTGACCAGACGGCGGCGCTTGGCAGCCGGAGGCCCGTGGGCCCGGGACATTCAGCGCGCAGGCGCCTGGGAGCTGCGCTTCTCCTACCGCGCGCGCTGCGAACTGCCTGCCGTCGGGACCGCGTGCACGCGCCTCTGCCGTCCGCGCAGCGCCCCCTCGCGGTGCGGCCCGGGACTGCGCCCCTGCGCGCCGCTCGAGGACGAGTGTGAGGCGCCGC CGGTGTGCCGAGCCGGCTGCAGCCTCGAGCATGGTTTCTGTGAGCAGCCCGGTGAATGCCGATGCCTGGAGGGCTGGACTGGACCCCTCTGCACGGTCCCTGCCTCCACCAGCAGCTGCCTCGGCCTCAGGGGCCCGTCCTCTGCTACCACAGGATGCCTTGTCCCTGGACCTGGGCCCTGTGACGGGAACCCGTGTGCCAATGGGGGCAGCTGTAGT GAGACACCTGGGTCCTTTGAATGCACCTGCCCGCGTGGGTTCTACGGGCTCCGGTGTGAGGTGAGCGGGGTGACATGCGCGGATGGACCCTGCTTCAATGGCGGCTTGTGTGTCGGGGGTGCAGACCCTGACTCTGCCTACATCTGCCACTGCCCACCCGGTTTCCAAGGTTccaactgtgagaagagggtggACCGGTGCAGCCTGCAGCCATGCCGCAATG GCGGACTCTGCCTGGACCTGGGCCACGCCCTGCGCTGCCGCTGCCGTGCCGGCTTCGCGGGTCCGCGCTGCGAGCACAACCTCGACGACTGCGCGGGCCGCGCCTGCGCTAACGGCGGCACGTGTGTGGAGGGCGGCGGCGCGCACCGCTGCTCCTGCGCGCTGGGCTTTGGCGGCCGCGACTGCCGCGAGCGCGCGGACCCGTGCGCCGCGCGCCCCTGTGCTCACGGCGGCCGCTGCTACGCCCACTTTTCCGGCCTCGTCTGCGCCTGCGCGCCCGGCTACATGGGTTCGCGGTGTGAGTTCCCAGTGCACCCCGACGGCGTAAGCGCTTTGCCCGCGGCCCCGCCCGGCCTCAGGCCCGGGGACCCGCAGCGCTACCTTTTGCCGCCCGCTCTGGGACTGCTGGTGGCCGCGGGCGTGGCTGGCGCTGCGCTCTTGCTGGTCCACGTGCGCCGCCGTGGCCACGCCCAGGATGCTGGGTCTCGCTTGCTGGCTGGGACCCCGGAGCCGTCAGTCCATGCACTCCCGGATGCACTCAACAACCTAAGGACGCAGGAGGGTCCCGGGGATGTCCCGAG CTCGTCCGTAGATTGGAATCGCCCTGAAGATGTAGACTCTCGAGGGATTTATGTCATATCTGCTCCTTCCATCTACGCTCGGGAG GCCTGA
- the DLL3 gene encoding delta-like protein 3 isoform X1, whose protein sequence is MVSPRMSRLLSQTVILALIFIPQARPAGVFELQIHSFGPGPGPGAPRSPCSARGPCRLFFRVCLKPGLSEEAAESPCALGAALSARGPVYTEQPEAPAPDLPLPNGLLQVPFRDAWPGTFSLIIETWREELGDQIGGPAWSLLARVTRRRRLAAGGPWARDIQRAGAWELRFSYRARCELPAVGTACTRLCRPRSAPSRCGPGLRPCAPLEDECEAPPVCRAGCSLEHGFCEQPGECRCLEGWTGPLCTVPASTSSCLGLRGPSSATTGCLVPGPGPCDGNPCANGGSCSETPGSFECTCPRGFYGLRCEVSGVTCADGPCFNGGLCVGGADPDSAYICHCPPGFQGSNCEKRVDRCSLQPCRNGGLCLDLGHALRCRCRAGFAGPRCEHNLDDCAGRACANGGTCVEGGGAHRCSCALGFGGRDCRERADPCAARPCAHGGRCYAHFSGLVCACAPGYMGSRCEFPVHPDGVSALPAAPPGLRPGDPQRYLLPPALGLLVAAGVAGAALLLVHVRRRGHAQDAGSRLLAGTPEPSVHALPDALNNLRTQEGPGDVPSSSVDWNRPEDVDSRGIYVISAPSIYAREVATLLSHPRYTLGTLGRGRTCFFPTLPRFCL, encoded by the exons ATGGTCTCCCCAAGGATGTCTCGGCTCCTCTCCCAGACTGTGATCTTAGCGCTCATTTTCATCCCTCAG GCACGGCCCGCTGGCGTCTTCGAGCTGCAGATCCACTCTTTCGGGCCGGGTCCAGGCCCGGGGGCCCCGCGGTCCCCCTGCAGCGCCCGGGGCCCCTGCCGCCTCTTCTTCAGAGTCTGCCTGAAGCCTGGGCTCTCGGAGGAGGCCGCCGAGTCCCCGTGCGCCCTGGGCGCGGCGCTGAGTGCGCGCGGACCCGTCTACACCGAGCAGCCCGAAGCGCCCGCGCCTGATCTCCCACTGCCCAACGGCCTCTTGCAGGTGCCCTTTCGGGACGCCTGGCCT GGCACCTTCTCTCTCATCATTGAAACCTGGAGAGAGGAGTTAGGAGACCAGATTGGAG GGCCCGCCTGGAGCCTGCTGGCGCGCGTGACCAGACGGCGGCGCTTGGCAGCCGGAGGCCCGTGGGCCCGGGACATTCAGCGCGCAGGCGCCTGGGAGCTGCGCTTCTCCTACCGCGCGCGCTGCGAACTGCCTGCCGTCGGGACCGCGTGCACGCGCCTCTGCCGTCCGCGCAGCGCCCCCTCGCGGTGCGGCCCGGGACTGCGCCCCTGCGCGCCGCTCGAGGACGAGTGTGAGGCGCCGC CGGTGTGCCGAGCCGGCTGCAGCCTCGAGCATGGTTTCTGTGAGCAGCCCGGTGAATGCCGATGCCTGGAGGGCTGGACTGGACCCCTCTGCACGGTCCCTGCCTCCACCAGCAGCTGCCTCGGCCTCAGGGGCCCGTCCTCTGCTACCACAGGATGCCTTGTCCCTGGACCTGGGCCCTGTGACGGGAACCCGTGTGCCAATGGGGGCAGCTGTAGT GAGACACCTGGGTCCTTTGAATGCACCTGCCCGCGTGGGTTCTACGGGCTCCGGTGTGAGGTGAGCGGGGTGACATGCGCGGATGGACCCTGCTTCAATGGCGGCTTGTGTGTCGGGGGTGCAGACCCTGACTCTGCCTACATCTGCCACTGCCCACCCGGTTTCCAAGGTTccaactgtgagaagagggtggACCGGTGCAGCCTGCAGCCATGCCGCAATG GCGGACTCTGCCTGGACCTGGGCCACGCCCTGCGCTGCCGCTGCCGTGCCGGCTTCGCGGGTCCGCGCTGCGAGCACAACCTCGACGACTGCGCGGGCCGCGCCTGCGCTAACGGCGGCACGTGTGTGGAGGGCGGCGGCGCGCACCGCTGCTCCTGCGCGCTGGGCTTTGGCGGCCGCGACTGCCGCGAGCGCGCGGACCCGTGCGCCGCGCGCCCCTGTGCTCACGGCGGCCGCTGCTACGCCCACTTTTCCGGCCTCGTCTGCGCCTGCGCGCCCGGCTACATGGGTTCGCGGTGTGAGTTCCCAGTGCACCCCGACGGCGTAAGCGCTTTGCCCGCGGCCCCGCCCGGCCTCAGGCCCGGGGACCCGCAGCGCTACCTTTTGCCGCCCGCTCTGGGACTGCTGGTGGCCGCGGGCGTGGCTGGCGCTGCGCTCTTGCTGGTCCACGTGCGCCGCCGTGGCCACGCCCAGGATGCTGGGTCTCGCTTGCTGGCTGGGACCCCGGAGCCGTCAGTCCATGCACTCCCGGATGCACTCAACAACCTAAGGACGCAGGAGGGTCCCGGGGATGTCCCGAG CTCGTCCGTAGATTGGAATCGCCCTGAAGATGTAGACTCTCGAGGGATTTATGTCATATCTGCTCCTTCCATCTACGCTCGGGAGGTAGCGACGCTCCTTTCCCACCCCCGCTACACACTGGGCACACTGGGCAGAGGCAGAACCTGCTTTTTCCCTACCCTTCCTCGATTCTGTCTGTGA